Genomic DNA from Acuticoccus sp. MNP-M23:
TGGTGAAGTGGCGGGCATGCCAGCCTGCCGCCTCCGCCGCGTCGATATTCTCCACCATATCGTCGAAGAACAGCGTCTGGGCCGGGTCGATGTCCATCGTGCGGACGTGGTGGTCGTAGATCGCCCGGTCCGGCTTCACCATCTCCACGGCAGCCGACACGGTGACCCCGCGGCTGCGCGTCAGCACCGGGAAGCGCGACTGCGCAATCTGGAACGTGTCTTCGGCAAAATTCGTCAGCATCGTCACGTCGAGGCCGGCTGCGACAAGGCCGTCGAAGATCTCGCGCGTGCCCTCCACCTCGCCCGGCACCATCTCGGACCAGTGTTCGCGGTAGGCGCGAATCAGCGGGGCC
This window encodes:
- a CDS encoding HAD family phosphatase: MIRHIVFDIGRVLIRWDPEIPYRRLIADDARREWFLAKVCSSAWNKEQDRGRSWAEAEAVLIAQYPDEAPLIRAYREHWSEMVPGEVEGTREIFDGLVAAGLDVTMLTNFAEDTFQIAQSRFPVLTRSRGVTVSAAVEMVKPDRAIYDHHVRTMDIDPAQTLFFDDMVENIDAAEAAGWHARHFTTAAQMRADLGELGVRF